In the Flavobacterium pallidum genome, one interval contains:
- a CDS encoding alanine dehydrogenase, giving the protein MSLTPFTKQQLLPQEEKLEIARHKSELFIGIPKETSFQERRICLTPDGVNSLTSHGHRVMIEAGAGQSSGYSDKEYSDAGAEVTQDTKKVFGCPMVLKVEPPTTAEIEMMSPQSTLISAIQLKTRKSNYFEALGKKKITALAFEFIKDDDGSYPAVKSLSEIAGTASVLVAAEIMINPEIGKGLLFGNITGVPPTDVVILGAGTVGEFAAKTAIGLGASVKVFDNSITKLRRLQNSLNCRIFTSTIQQKALLKALRRCDVAIGAMRGKDRCPVVVTEDTVSHMKKGAVIVDVSIDTGGCFETSEITTHENPTFIKHDVIHYCVPNIPSRYSKTASLSISNIITPYLIQIAEDGGAESAIRCNNGLKHGVYFYHGILTNKAIGEWFGIPHSDINLIVF; this is encoded by the coding sequence ATGTCACTCACGCCGTTTACCAAGCAGCAACTGCTGCCACAGGAAGAGAAACTGGAAATCGCCAGGCATAAAAGCGAACTTTTTATCGGCATCCCGAAAGAAACGAGTTTTCAGGAACGACGGATTTGCCTGACACCTGATGGCGTGAATTCCCTGACATCGCATGGACATCGCGTGATGATTGAAGCCGGAGCCGGACAAAGTTCAGGATATTCAGATAAGGAATACAGCGATGCCGGTGCCGAGGTGACGCAGGATACCAAAAAAGTGTTCGGCTGCCCTATGGTTTTAAAAGTGGAACCACCGACAACGGCCGAAATTGAAATGATGTCACCACAATCGACATTAATTTCTGCAATACAATTAAAGACGAGGAAATCAAATTATTTTGAGGCTTTAGGCAAAAAGAAAATTACCGCTTTGGCTTTCGAATTTATAAAAGACGATGACGGTTCTTACCCTGCGGTAAAATCATTGAGCGAAATTGCAGGAACGGCATCAGTATTGGTGGCGGCAGAAATAATGATCAATCCTGAAATCGGGAAAGGGTTGCTGTTTGGGAATATCACCGGGGTCCCTCCTACTGATGTGGTCATTTTAGGTGCCGGGACTGTGGGAGAATTTGCTGCAAAAACCGCCATTGGACTTGGTGCAAGCGTAAAGGTTTTCGACAATTCGATTACGAAATTACGAAGGCTTCAAAACAGTCTGAACTGCAGGATATTTACGTCTACGATTCAGCAGAAAGCACTTTTAAAAGCCTTGAGGCGATGCGATGTCGCCATTGGCGCGATGCGCGGAAAAGACCGTTGTCCCGTTGTAGTTACCGAAGATACGGTTTCGCACATGAAAAAAGGTGCCGTGATTGTGGATGTGAGCATCGATACCGGCGGCTGCTTTGAAACTTCGGAGATTACGACACATGAAAACCCTACATTTATAAAACATGACGTAATCCATTATTGCGTGCCGAACATCCCTTCAAGATATTCAAAGACAGCCTCATTGTCCATCAGCAATATCATTACGCCTTACCTTATACAAATTGCTGAAGACGGGGGTGCTGAGAGTGCTATCCGATGCAACAACGGACTGAAGCACGGCGTTTATTTCTATCACGGAATCCTGACGAACAAAGCCATTGGCGAATGGTTTGGAATCCCGCATAGTGACATCAATTTAATTGTGTTTTAA
- a CDS encoding DUF4258 domain-containing protein, with product MKFYVRLAYYLSGFAIGMVFLFFILNGKETRCSYFPNARVLKHLREVPFKYSDLANQKLMEKWVDTADVRKILTYGDVDFDRSNIKLKRGKLYTIHGRNTKGEPITLEVINFDTRAELRDIKKQ from the coding sequence ATGAAATTTTATGTCCGCCTCGCCTATTACCTTAGCGGTTTCGCTATTGGAATGGTGTTCCTTTTTTTTATCCTTAATGGAAAGGAAACAAGATGCAGTTATTTCCCAAATGCACGTGTGTTGAAGCACCTACGCGAAGTACCGTTTAAATATTCGGATCTTGCAAACCAGAAACTCATGGAAAAATGGGTTGACACTGCCGACGTCCGAAAAATACTCACCTATGGCGATGTCGATTTTGACCGCAGCAACATCAAACTGAAAAGAGGAAAATTATACACCATACATGGCAGGAATACCAAAGGGGAACCTATTACACTGGAAGTCATTAATTTCGATACAAGAGCGGAATTGCGCGACATTAAAAAACAATAA
- a CDS encoding response regulator has product MTIPDPNTRRHIVMADDDEEDRMIFSEILLEIDDSVIITQAENGKQLMDFLNGPVIPHPHVILLDLNMPVQNGFECLQQIRNERNLKELNIVVYTTSDHPDTIKKAKNLGATFYAVKPNSLENLRSLVTMVLAIDWRGPVCERSFRLI; this is encoded by the coding sequence ATGACAATTCCAGACCCCAACACAAGACGACATATTGTTATGGCTGATGATGATGAGGAAGATCGCATGATTTTCTCTGAAATCCTGTTGGAAATCGACGATTCTGTAATTATTACACAGGCCGAGAATGGAAAGCAGCTGATGGACTTTCTCAACGGGCCCGTTATCCCACATCCGCATGTAATATTGCTTGACCTGAATATGCCTGTGCAAAATGGTTTTGAATGCCTGCAACAGATCAGGAATGAAAGAAACCTGAAAGAACTGAACATTGTGGTTTATACGACTTCGGACCATCCTGATACTATCAAGAAAGCAAAAAATCTTGGCGCTACATTTTATGCAGTTAAACCCAATTCATTGGAAAACCTGAGATCACTCGTCACTATGGTCCTTGCAATCGATTGGCGTGGGCCAGTGTGTGAAAGAAGTTTCAGGCTTATTTGA
- a CDS encoding energy transducer TonB: MKTKFAMILMGLVTLCGSAQDKIYKDKKNKPTTPDLAESYEISTFSDDKIHQTIRTYRMDGSPISESGFMMLENGAMPEGKSTLYNPDGSVAWFASYNKGGLEGESKAFWPGGALKREEVFSENKLVTGKCYDKDGKEIPYFPREKRPEYPGGMREAYKFIGDNFHVKGNKSGTIFLTFVIASDGSVTEVEVKKGISKRLDNEAIRVLESMPKWIPGTQEGIAVKVSYSLPIKVAAQE; this comes from the coding sequence ATGAAAACAAAGTTCGCGATGATCTTAATGGGGCTCGTTACCCTCTGCGGAAGCGCTCAGGACAAAATCTACAAGGATAAAAAAAACAAGCCCACAACTCCTGATCTGGCAGAAAGTTACGAAATCAGCACTTTCTCCGATGACAAAATCCACCAAACGATAAGGACTTACCGTATGGATGGCTCCCCAATCAGTGAATCTGGCTTTATGATGCTTGAAAACGGAGCGATGCCTGAAGGAAAGTCGACACTTTATAATCCCGATGGCAGCGTGGCATGGTTCGCCAGCTATAACAAAGGCGGGCTTGAAGGCGAGTCAAAGGCATTCTGGCCTGGCGGTGCATTAAAGCGGGAGGAGGTTTTTTCTGAAAACAAGCTTGTCACAGGGAAATGTTATGATAAAGATGGTAAAGAAATTCCATATTTTCCAAGGGAAAAACGTCCTGAGTACCCTGGTGGCATGAGGGAAGCCTATAAATTTATAGGAGATAATTTTCATGTCAAAGGCAATAAATCGGGGACAATTTTCCTGACCTTTGTAATCGCCAGTGACGGTTCGGTAACGGAAGTTGAAGTAAAAAAGGGAATAAGCAAGCGGCTTGACAATGAAGCCATACGCGTGCTGGAAAGCATGCCTAAATGGATTCCCGGAACACAGGAAGGGATCGCAGTAAAAGTTTCATATTCGTTACCTATTAAAGTCGCAGCACAAGAATAA
- a CDS encoding endonuclease/exonuclease/phosphatase family protein translates to MNNLHKTILLLLFSISALGQNLKVMTYNLRFDNPADGENRWDLRKDFLCRQIQFYNPDFFGTQEGKLHQLKYIDSTMIHYSYIGIGRDSSPTGGEFSAIFYNSTKFKVLKQSTFWLSETPNVVSKGWDAMFERICTYGLFENMKTKQRFYVFNTHFDHVGELARTNSAKLIVSKINAINTENVPVILTGDFNSEIKSTAYKFMSSWMNDSKVISEELPFGPSGTFNNFEFNKPVTLLIDYIFTSKDNISVTKYAVLSDSRDCKYPSDHLPVYVELFLKK, encoded by the coding sequence ATGAATAATTTACACAAAACGATTCTTTTACTACTGTTTTCAATTTCGGCTTTGGGCCAAAACCTCAAAGTGATGACCTATAACCTGCGTTTTGACAATCCCGCCGATGGAGAAAACCGTTGGGACCTAAGAAAGGATTTCCTATGCAGGCAGATCCAATTTTACAATCCTGACTTCTTTGGTACACAGGAAGGTAAGCTTCATCAGCTAAAGTATATTGACAGCACAATGATTCATTACAGTTACATTGGGATTGGGCGTGACAGCTCTCCTACAGGAGGGGAATTCAGTGCTATTTTCTACAACTCCACAAAATTCAAGGTGCTGAAGCAATCTACTTTCTGGCTTTCGGAAACCCCGAATGTTGTATCTAAAGGCTGGGATGCGATGTTTGAAAGGATATGCACCTACGGGCTGTTCGAAAATATGAAGACAAAGCAACGGTTTTACGTTTTTAATACACATTTTGACCATGTAGGCGAATTGGCACGGACAAACAGTGCAAAATTGATTGTCAGTAAAATCAATGCCATTAATACCGAAAATGTCCCGGTGATCCTTACCGGCGATTTCAACAGCGAAATTAAGAGCACGGCATACAAATTTATGTCCTCGTGGATGAACGATTCGAAGGTAATCAGTGAGGAATTGCCTTTCGGGCCGTCGGGAACTTTCAATAATTTTGAATTCAACAAGCCGGTGACGCTTCTGATCGATTATATTTTTACGAGTAAAGACAATATTTCGGTTACAAAATATGCCGTGCTGAGCGACTCCAGGGACTGTAAATATCCATCAGACCACTTGCCGGTTTACGTAGAACTTTTCCTTAAGAAATAA
- a CDS encoding DUF1697 domain-containing protein produces MKTFIALLRGINVSGQKLIKMELLRKVLIELDFKNIKTYIQSGNVIFQSNETEPVDLEKKISALILKHFSFEVPVVVVTLSDLEFVADNNPFATQTMPGDTQPYVTFLSEKPAAFNMEVLKSIDFGADRLIDIDRYIFLWYAHGAGTTKLTNTIIENKLKVKATSRNWKTVHKLIEMAKAST; encoded by the coding sequence ATGAAAACGTTCATTGCCTTGTTACGCGGCATCAACGTCAGCGGCCAAAAACTCATTAAAATGGAATTGCTTCGCAAAGTGCTGATAGAGCTTGATTTTAAAAACATCAAAACCTACATCCAAAGTGGCAATGTTATTTTCCAAAGCAATGAAACCGAACCGGTTGACCTTGAAAAGAAAATTTCAGCGTTAATACTGAAGCATTTCAGCTTTGAAGTTCCTGTAGTTGTTGTGACATTAAGCGATCTGGAATTCGTTGCAGACAATAATCCTTTCGCAACCCAAACCATGCCCGGCGACACTCAGCCTTATGTCACTTTCCTTTCTGAAAAACCGGCGGCATTTAATATGGAAGTCCTTAAATCCATTGACTTTGGCGCAGACAGGCTCATTGACATTGACCGCTATATTTTCCTTTGGTATGCCCATGGCGCAGGAACCACAAAACTGACCAATACCATCATTGAAAATAAACTCAAAGTGAAAGCTACATCCAGGAATTGGAAAACGGTGCACAAGCTTATTGAAATGGCAAAAGCCAGCACTTAA
- the lpxD gene encoding UDP-3-O-(3-hydroxymyristoyl)glucosamine N-acyltransferase, producing MKTFSIQEINAILKGEVIGDTSCRITAPEQLEAASDSEISFIGNKKYEKFWAGSKACAAVVNQDISIEPGENKAFIKVSNADLAMSQVLELFAPPMPEFEQDIHPSAVIHASAKVGNGSRIGAGCYIGKNAIIGDNTTIYPNVTILDECHIGNHTTIWSGSVIRERCHIGHHCIIHPNATIGADGFGFRPCSERGLVKIPQIGNVIIGNGVEIGANSCVDRGKFSSTVLGDGCKIDNLVQIGHNSKLGRFCIMAGNSGLAGSVTLGDGVIIGGSASIKDHVTIGNGATVGAGSGVTCDIEPGKVMLGYPAVEAREALKQWAILKRLVKESSK from the coding sequence ATGAAAACTTTCAGCATCCAGGAAATCAACGCTATTTTAAAAGGGGAAGTCATAGGCGATACTTCCTGCCGGATTACTGCGCCGGAACAGCTTGAAGCGGCTTCGGACTCGGAGATTTCATTTATCGGCAATAAGAAATATGAGAAATTCTGGGCTGGTTCCAAAGCCTGTGCCGCCGTAGTAAACCAGGACATTTCTATCGAACCCGGCGAAAATAAAGCTTTTATTAAAGTCAGCAATGCCGATCTGGCCATGTCGCAGGTATTGGAACTTTTTGCGCCTCCCATGCCCGAATTCGAACAGGACATACATCCTTCTGCAGTAATTCACGCTTCCGCAAAAGTGGGTAACGGATCCCGAATCGGGGCTGGCTGCTACATCGGAAAAAATGCCATCATTGGTGACAACACGACAATTTATCCTAATGTGACGATCCTCGATGAATGTCATATCGGAAATCATACGACAATCTGGTCCGGAAGTGTCATCCGTGAAAGATGCCATATCGGACACCACTGCATCATCCATCCGAACGCCACTATTGGTGCGGACGGATTTGGTTTCAGGCCCTGTTCCGAAAGGGGATTGGTCAAGATTCCGCAAATCGGCAATGTAATTATAGGAAATGGTGTTGAAATTGGTGCCAATTCCTGCGTTGACAGGGGCAAATTCAGTTCCACGGTATTGGGTGATGGATGCAAGATCGACAACCTCGTGCAAATCGGGCATAACAGTAAGCTCGGACGTTTCTGCATTATGGCCGGAAACAGTGGGTTAGCGGGTTCCGTAACTTTAGGTGATGGTGTGATCATCGGTGGAAGCGCTTCAATAAAAGATCACGTTACCATTGGAAACGGTGCCACCGTCGGTGCAGGCTCGGGCGTCACCTGCGATATCGAACCCGGAAAGGTGATGCTCGGTTATCCTGCTGTTGAAGCGCGTGAAGCACTGAAACAATGGGCAATTTTGAAACGACTGGTAAAAGAATCTTCGAAGTGA
- a CDS encoding inorganic phosphate transporter — protein sequence MTLLIIIIVLALIFDYINGFHDAANAIATVVATKVLTPFQAVLWAAFFNFLAYWVFGFGVADTVAKTANTMEINLTVILAGVIAAIIWNLFTWWQGIPSSSSHTLIGGFAGAAIAHAGIGVVSWYKEGKDGGLPSGVLIIISFIVLAPLLGALVSYLISLWLLHSYKKKVLPKLFTLGLMALTVWFVEGQVKYYDKIEKPRFDSHFWSVALEQHNIKWFLVAFIIFTISIFCLFFSSLNHTRSEFWLKKMQLLSSAAFSLGHGGNDSQKVMGIIAAAVAVYVHTHTGQTMPDWLNVILPDEDGNGSNMPQWIPLACYTAIAAGTLSGGWKIVKTMGSKITKVTSFEGVAAETAGALTLYFTEHLKIPVSTTHTITGSIIGVGLTKRISAVRWGVTVSLVWAWVLTIPISAVLAAIVYYLLNIFI from the coding sequence ATGACGTTATTAATCATCATTATCGTTCTTGCGCTTATTTTTGACTACATCAATGGTTTTCATGATGCCGCAAATGCGATAGCTACAGTAGTCGCCACAAAAGTACTGACACCTTTCCAGGCGGTGCTTTGGGCAGCTTTCTTTAACTTTTTAGCCTATTGGGTTTTTGGTTTTGGCGTTGCCGATACGGTGGCTAAAACGGCGAACACCATGGAAATCAACCTTACGGTAATCCTTGCCGGTGTTATTGCTGCAATCATCTGGAATTTATTCACATGGTGGCAGGGAATCCCTTCAAGTTCCTCACACACGCTTATCGGAGGTTTTGCCGGTGCGGCGATTGCTCATGCCGGTATCGGCGTAGTCTCCTGGTATAAGGAAGGGAAAGACGGAGGGCTGCCTTCAGGGGTTTTAATCATTATTTCTTTTATTGTACTTGCGCCTTTATTGGGTGCTTTGGTATCATATCTTATTTCGCTTTGGTTGCTACATTCCTATAAGAAAAAGGTGTTGCCAAAGTTATTTACATTAGGCCTGATGGCACTTACCGTTTGGTTTGTTGAAGGCCAGGTAAAATATTATGACAAGATTGAAAAGCCAAGATTTGATTCCCATTTTTGGAGTGTCGCTTTGGAGCAGCACAATATCAAATGGTTCCTTGTCGCATTCATTATTTTTACGATCAGTATTTTCTGCTTGTTTTTCAGCAGTTTGAATCATACACGGTCAGAGTTTTGGCTAAAGAAAATGCAATTGCTTTCTTCAGCGGCGTTTAGCCTTGGCCATGGCGGAAATGATTCGCAGAAAGTTATGGGGATCATTGCTGCAGCGGTAGCCGTTTACGTTCATACGCATACCGGACAAACGATGCCCGACTGGCTGAATGTGATCCTGCCTGACGAAGATGGCAATGGCTCCAATATGCCCCAATGGATCCCATTAGCGTGTTACACGGCGATTGCCGCAGGAACGTTAAGCGGGGGGTGGAAAATCGTGAAAACCATGGGTTCTAAAATTACCAAAGTAACATCGTTTGAAGGTGTTGCCGCAGAAACCGCCGGAGCATTAACCTTATATTTCACGGAACACCTTAAAATTCCGGTAAGCACAACCCATACGATTACAGGCTCCATTATAGGGGTAGGATTGACAAAAAGGATTTCTGCCGTAAGATGGGGTGTCACCGTAAGCCTGGTTTGGGCCTGGGTACTCACCATTCCGATTTCAGCGGTATTGGCAGCAATAGTGTATTATTTGCTGAATATATTTATTTAA
- a CDS encoding DUF47 domain-containing protein, whose product MTVNNFFQFLVPKDKKFFPLFERATANMILMASTLHEVVNMEPSARHEHFMKIEEMEQTGEDITRKINLELSKNFITPFDREDIYALTKAIDNISGNIYGASSRMRLYHIEKITKSIRKLTEINLEACQNIDMAVKELRDLKKIKRITDACARINKLENKSDMVYDKAVADLFENETDAKNIIKYKEVLSVLESAADRCKSASNVLESIAVKHS is encoded by the coding sequence ATGACTGTAAATAATTTCTTCCAGTTTTTGGTCCCGAAAGATAAAAAATTCTTTCCATTATTCGAAAGAGCCACCGCAAACATGATTCTGATGGCGAGCACGCTGCACGAAGTCGTAAACATGGAGCCATCAGCCAGACATGAGCACTTCATGAAAATTGAGGAAATGGAGCAGACAGGGGAGGATATTACCCGTAAAATTAACCTGGAGCTCAGCAAGAATTTTATTACGCCTTTTGACCGTGAGGACATTTATGCTTTGACAAAAGCCATCGACAATATTTCCGGGAATATTTATGGTGCCTCAAGCAGGATGCGTTTATACCATATCGAAAAAATTACGAAATCAATCCGTAAACTCACCGAAATCAACCTGGAAGCCTGCCAGAATATTGATATGGCCGTGAAGGAATTGCGTGATCTTAAGAAAATCAAAAGAATTACCGATGCCTGTGCGCGCATTAATAAGCTTGAAAATAAATCGGATATGGTGTATGATAAAGCCGTAGCTGATCTTTTTGAAAATGAGACTGACGCTAAGAACATCATCAAATATAAAGAAGTGCTTTCCGTACTGGAGTCGGCTGCCGACAGGTGTAAAAGTGCCTCTAACGTACTGGAATCGATTGCTGTAAAACATTCATAA
- a CDS encoding acyl-CoA carboxylase subunit beta, which produces MDINFNKNEDHNRLLLSDLKQKFAKVRLGGGEKRIEKLHSEGKMTARERIDYLLDDKAKSIEIAAFAGDGMYTEHGGCPSGGVVVKIGYIKGKQCIVVANDATVKAGAWFPITGKKNLRAQEIAIENRLPIIYLVDSAGVYLPMQDEIFPDKEHFGRIFRNNAVMSSMGITQIAAVMGSCVAGGAYLPIMSDEALIVDKTGSIFLAGSYLVKAAIGESIDNETLGGATTHCEISGVTDYKAKDDKDALDKIKNIVSKIGDFDKAGFNREKPAKPAKDENEIYGILPKARNEQYDMMEIIERLVDHSEFEAYKDGYGQTIITGYARIDGWAVGIVANQRKVVKSKKGEMQFGGVIYSDSADKATRFIANCNQKKIPLVFIQDVTGFMVGSKSEHGGIIKDGAKMVNAVSNSVVPKFTVIVGNSYGAGNYAMCGKAYDPRLIFAWPSAELAVMGGTQAAKVLMQIEASSLKSKGEIVDEKKEQELFDKIKARYDAQVSPYYAASRIWTDGIVDPIDTRTWISMGIEAANHAPIQKPFNLGVIQV; this is translated from the coding sequence ATGGATATCAATTTCAATAAGAACGAAGACCACAACAGGCTTCTGTTATCTGATTTAAAGCAAAAATTCGCAAAAGTAAGACTCGGTGGCGGCGAAAAAAGGATTGAAAAACTTCATTCTGAAGGCAAGATGACCGCCCGCGAACGCATCGATTATTTATTGGATGACAAAGCCAAAAGTATTGAAATTGCTGCTTTTGCAGGTGACGGCATGTATACAGAACATGGTGGCTGCCCTTCAGGAGGTGTGGTGGTTAAAATCGGTTATATTAAAGGAAAGCAATGCATTGTAGTCGCCAATGATGCCACGGTTAAAGCGGGTGCCTGGTTTCCTATAACCGGAAAGAAAAACCTGCGCGCACAGGAAATTGCGATTGAAAACCGTTTACCTATTATATATCTCGTAGACAGCGCCGGAGTATACCTCCCGATGCAGGATGAGATTTTTCCCGACAAAGAGCATTTCGGGCGCATATTCAGGAATAATGCCGTGATGAGCAGCATGGGGATTACGCAGATTGCAGCCGTTATGGGAAGTTGCGTCGCAGGAGGTGCTTATCTTCCGATTATGAGCGATGAAGCCTTAATCGTGGATAAGACCGGAAGTATTTTCCTTGCAGGGAGTTATCTCGTAAAAGCGGCTATCGGCGAAAGTATTGACAATGAGACGCTTGGAGGTGCTACAACCCATTGTGAGATTTCGGGCGTGACCGATTATAAAGCCAAAGACGATAAGGATGCTTTGGACAAAATCAAAAATATCGTTTCTAAAATCGGTGATTTTGATAAAGCGGGTTTTAACCGTGAAAAACCGGCGAAACCGGCAAAAGATGAAAACGAGATTTATGGCATCTTGCCAAAAGCCCGTAATGAACAATATGACATGATGGAAATCATCGAGCGTTTGGTTGACCATTCCGAGTTTGAAGCTTATAAAGATGGTTACGGACAAACGATCATTACAGGTTATGCCCGCATTGATGGCTGGGCAGTCGGGATTGTGGCAAACCAACGTAAAGTCGTGAAGTCCAAAAAAGGCGAAATGCAGTTCGGCGGGGTCATTTATTCGGATTCTGCAGACAAGGCCACACGTTTTATAGCCAACTGCAACCAAAAGAAGATACCGCTTGTATTTATTCAGGACGTGACCGGTTTTATGGTCGGTTCAAAATCCGAGCATGGCGGGATTATTAAAGACGGTGCGAAAATGGTAAATGCTGTTTCGAATTCGGTTGTGCCTAAGTTTACAGTGATTGTCGGAAATTCTTATGGTGCCGGAAATTATGCGATGTGCGGAAAAGCTTACGACCCGAGATTGATTTTTGCTTGGCCCAGCGCAGAACTGGCCGTTATGGGCGGCACGCAGGCAGCTAAAGTCCTGATGCAGATCGAAGCCTCCTCATTAAAATCAAAAGGTGAAATTGTCGACGAGAAAAAAGAACAGGAATTGTTCGATAAAATCAAGGCTCGCTATGATGCCCAGGTATCCCCTTATTACGCAGCTTCAAGGATCTGGACCGACGGCATCGTTGATCCAATCGACACGCGGACCTGGATTTCGATGGGGATTGAAGCGGCAAACCACGCTCCTATCCAAAAACCTTTTAACCTTGGCGTAATCCAGGTTTAA
- a CDS encoding M1 family metallopeptidase has product MKKTVVILFLIFSIGKSFPQQAFTRKDSLRGGLRFERTCFDVQRYDISIRINPTEGSLTGFNDISFKTIDNTSKIQLDLFDNMAVDSIVWNKQKLHYKREFNAVFIDFPTQILRNSFQKISFCYSGKPTVAVHAPWDGGFVFTKDGGGKDWIASAVQGTGASLWYPCKDSQSDEPDNGATIKVAVPNGLMNVSNGRLIGSEDLNDGYTRWDWEVKNPINSYDISINIGDYVHFGENYKGLDLDYYVLRENEQMARKHFEQVKPMMDCFQSKFGTYPFVEDGYKLVDTPYLGMEHQSAVAYGNKYKMGYLGNDLSGTGIGLTFDFIIIHESGHEWFGNSITSSDIADMWIHEGFTNYSESVYIECTQGYDKAVKYLNGIKNKIKNTEPVIGHFDVNNEGSVDMYPKGAWLVNTIRSIINDDKKWWKILLDYSLAFRHKIIDTETVEKFFSEKSGFNLKPVFDQYLRHTKYPVLELRKNKRKLEYRWKTDVAGFEMPFEMDLNGKTIRLKATNEWAMSKFRIKSTRDFKILTDRFLISVERSN; this is encoded by the coding sequence ATGAAAAAAACGGTTGTCATATTATTCTTGATTTTCAGCATCGGCAAAAGCTTCCCGCAACAGGCTTTTACACGTAAAGATTCCCTTCGTGGCGGATTGCGCTTTGAAAGGACCTGTTTTGATGTACAGCGTTACGACATCAGTATCCGCATCAACCCAACCGAAGGATCATTGACCGGATTTAATGATATTAGCTTTAAAACCATTGATAATACTTCCAAAATACAACTCGACCTTTTTGATAATATGGCTGTCGATAGTATCGTATGGAACAAGCAAAAACTGCATTATAAAAGGGAATTCAACGCTGTTTTTATTGATTTTCCAACACAAATTTTAAGAAATTCCTTCCAAAAAATCAGTTTTTGTTATTCGGGAAAGCCGACCGTAGCAGTACATGCCCCATGGGATGGCGGATTTGTATTCACAAAAGATGGTGGTGGGAAAGACTGGATTGCGAGCGCCGTCCAGGGAACAGGTGCGAGCCTTTGGTATCCGTGCAAGGATTCGCAATCAGACGAACCAGACAACGGCGCAACCATAAAAGTGGCGGTCCCAAATGGTTTGATGAATGTTTCAAACGGAAGGCTTATCGGTTCAGAAGACCTCAATGATGGTTATACGCGCTGGGACTGGGAAGTGAAAAATCCGATCAACAGTTATGACATTTCAATAAATATTGGTGATTACGTTCATTTTGGCGAAAATTACAAAGGTCTCGATTTAGATTACTATGTCCTTCGGGAAAATGAGCAGATGGCCAGGAAGCATTTCGAACAGGTAAAGCCGATGATGGATTGCTTCCAGAGTAAATTCGGTACGTATCCTTTCGTTGAAGACGGCTATAAATTGGTCGATACGCCGTATCTCGGAATGGAGCACCAAAGTGCCGTCGCTTACGGGAATAAATATAAGATGGGTTATCTTGGCAACGATTTATCCGGAACAGGAATCGGGCTGACGTTTGATTTCATTATCATCCATGAAAGTGGGCATGAGTGGTTTGGCAACAGCATCACTTCTTCAGATATTGCAGATATGTGGATCCATGAAGGTTTTACAAATTATAGCGAATCCGTTTATATAGAATGTACACAAGGCTATGACAAAGCGGTAAAATACCTGAACGGAATAAAAAATAAGATTAAAAATACGGAGCCTGTAATCGGGCATTTCGATGTCAATAATGAAGGTTCCGTTGACATGTACCCAAAGGGCGCCTGGCTTGTAAATACCATACGAAGCATAATCAATGATGATAAAAAATGGTGGAAAATATTGCTTGATTATTCCCTTGCCTTCCGGCATAAAATTATCGATACTGAAACTGTCGAAAAATTCTTCAGTGAAAAAAGCGGTTTTAACCTGAAGCCTGTTTTTGATCAATATTTACGTCATACGAAATATCCCGTTTTAGAACTCCGCAAAAACAAACGAAAACTTGAATATCGCTGGAAAACTGATGTGGCTGGCTTTGAAATGCCTTTTGAGATGGATTTAAATGGCAAAACCATCAGGCTCAAAGCAACGAATGAATGGGCGATGTCAAAATTCAGGATAAAGTCCACAAGAGATTTTAAAATCCTCACAGATCGGTTCCTTATTTCTGTTGAGCGCTCAAACTGA